The Spirochaetota bacterium DNA window TTTTAATCCTTGCAAGGTATCTACAGCACCTCTTAAAGCAGCTCCAGAAAGAACTTTTGGTGTTTCTTGGAATGAAGCAGCTGATAAGAAACTTTCTGTAACAAGAGCAGCTTTTGTTAGTCCCATTAGGATAGGTCTAGCTTTTGAAGCCTGTCCACCTTGAGCACACACATTATTGTTTTCTTTTTCAAAAAGATGTCTATCTACAATTTGACCTGTAATAAACTCTGTATCACCAGGATCAGTAATTTCAACTTTACGAAGCATTTGACGAATAATAATAGAAATATGCTTTTCGTTGATTTCCACCCCTTGTAATCCATAAACATCTTGTATTTCTTCAAGAAGGAATTGCTCAACAGCATTTTGCCCTAATACTCTTAAAATATCATGCGGACTTACAATACCATCACACAATGGCTCTCCAGCTTCTACTCTATCTCCAATACGAACATAAATATTTTTACCAGCAACTACAAAATGACTAAATATTCTTCCATTAAAAGCCTGAACATTAATAGTATATTTACCTTTTTTCTGAACAATACTTTCAACGATACCTTCACAAAGAGCAATAACAGCAACATTTTTAGGTTGACGAGATTCAAATAGTTCAGTAACCCTTGGAAGCCCACCAATAATATCCTTTGTTCTACGCTTTGCCATAGGACGACGAGCAACAGTAGCACCAGGTTTTACACGACTACCTTCTTCAACAGCTAATGAAACTCCAGAAATAATCATAAATCTTTCTAATTCATTATCTTCATCATCAACAACTAATAGAATAGATTTGTCTTTTTCTATAACACCATCTGTTTCTTTTTCAAAATATTTAATAATACCTTCAAATTCACAAATATAAAGTTCGTTATAAGGATCAAATTCTACAATAGAAGTTCCTCTAGCTATCATAATACCAGCTTTTACTAATAAAGTAGAACCAACACGAATTGGATAAGCATATCGTTGTGATTCAAGAGCTAATAATGAATCATTAACCTTTTTAATAACAACACGCCGTCCAAAACGAATTTCTTCACCAGTTTTACGAATAGCTACCGTATGTTCTGCTGCAATTTCTTTGTTGTTCAATTTGTCAACATCTGCTGGATTTTGTAATTCATCAATAGAGATTTGTAAAAGTACTTTTTGAACTTCTACGACACCTTTACGAGAAATAATGTTTTCAATTCCATTTTCTGTTTGTTTTTGAACAACACTTTCAGGAACAGATAGTAAAAAAGCATCATAAGAAAGTGCTAGTTTATTATCTTCTGATGTAGCTTGTGCTGTACCACCAATATGGAAAGTACGCATTGTTAATTGTGTTCCAGGTTGTCCAATAGATTCTGCTGCAATAATACCAACAGCTTCTCCGATATTAACACTTTTTAATTGAGAAAGATCCCAACCATAACATTTTCCACAAACACCTTGAGGAGCTTCACAAGTAAGTACAGAACGAATACGAAGTTTGTCAATATCAGCTTCATCGATCATTCTTACTGCGTCTTCATCAATAATTTCATTTGCTTCAACAATCAAATTACCATTACGAGGATCAAATACATCAACAGCAGATACACGACCTAAACAACGATCTGCTAAAGTTTTTTTAATTTCTTCTCCGTTTCTAACTGTTTCCAATTCCATATAACGAAGTGTTTCACAATCATGTGTTGTAATAACAACATCTTGAGAAATATCAACTAGTTTCCGAGTCAAATAACCTGCATCGGCTGTTTTAAGTGCTGTATCAGCAAGACCCTTACGAGCACCATGACTTGAGATAAAATATTCAAGTACAGAAAGCCCTTCTTTAAAGTTGGAACGAATAGCCATTTCTAGAATTTCTCCAGAAGGTTTAGCCATCAATCCACGCATACCTGAAAGTTGACGGATTTGTTCTCTACTACCACGAGCACCAGAGTCCATCATAACATAAAGAGCATTGAATCCATCTTCATCTTCATGCAAACGAGATTCCACAAGCTTTTTAATTCTATCGTTGGCTTGTGCCCAAATATCTAATACTTGGTTATATTTCTCAGCATAAGTAATCAAACCACGACGCGCGTTGTCTTCAATTTTTTGCACTTCTTTTTCAGCTTTTTCAACAATACCATATTTTTCTTGTGGTATTTTAATATCAG harbors:
- the rpoC gene encoding DNA-directed RNA polymerase subunit beta', producing the protein MKEKQGFGAISVNLASSELVRSLSHGEVLKPETINYRTLRAEKDGLFCERIFGPTKDYECSCGKFRSIRYKGIVCDRCGVEVTEAKVRRYRTGHIELVAPIAHIWYYRIIPSKIAILLDVAPSHIQSILYFEKYIVIDPGETDLKPNQVLTDEEYDEYRDRYKEAFTAGSGAGSVRQILRNIDLDGLADELRSTNEYQNKSDKKIIKRLELIEDLRKSKNKPEWIILDAIPVLPPDLRPMVPLDGGRFATSDINDLYRRLINRNNRLKKLKSVNAPDIIIKNEMRMVQDAADSLFDNSRRAHPVTGGGDRPLKSLSDILKGKQGRFRQNLLGKRVDYSGRSVIIVGPSLKLHQCGLPKQMALELFKPFVMRELVEKEFVSNIKAAKHLIEIEHEKVWEILENVASHHPVLLNRAPTLHRLGIQAFEPILVEEKAIQLHPLVCHAYNADFDGDQMAVHVPISPEAQIEAWLLMLSSRNLLNPANGHPVVYPTQDMVLGIYHLTKPKLHKPERIKKFDSYSELLFAVDSKIFAYEDWIQFKIEGEWVETTPGRVIFNEVIPKKLGFINETLTSKRVEKLLAACYRIYGIKETAYLADDLKTLGYGHATKLGVTISLTDIKIPQEKYGIVEKAEKEVQKIEDNARRGLITYAEKYNQVLDIWAQANDRIKKLVESRLHEDEDGFNALYVMMDSGARGSREQIRQLSGMRGLMAKPSGEILEMAIRSNFKEGLSVLEYFISSHGARKGLADTALKTADAGYLTRKLVDISQDVVITTHDCETLRYMELETVRNGEEIKKTLADRCLGRVSAVDVFDPRNGNLIVEANEIIDEDAVRMIDEADIDKLRIRSVLTCEAPQGVCGKCYGWDLSQLKSVNIGEAVGIIAAESIGQPGTQLTMRTFHIGGTAQATSEDNKLALSYDAFLLSVPESVVQKQTENGIENIISRKGVVEVQKVLLQISIDELQNPADVDKLNNKEIAAEHTVAIRKTGEEIRFGRRVVIKKVNDSLLALESQRYAYPIRVGSTLLVKAGIMIARGTSIVEFDPYNELYICEFEGIIKYFEKETDGVIEKDKSILLVVDDEDNELERFMIISGVSLAVEEGSRVKPGATVARRPMAKRRTKDIIGGLPRVTELFESRQPKNVAVIALCEGIVESIVQKKGKYTINVQAFNGRIFSHFVVAGKNIYVRIGDRVEAGEPLCDGIVSPHDILRVLGQNAVEQFLLEEIQDVYGLQGVEINEKHISIIIRQMLRKVEITDPGDTEFITGQIVDRHLFEKENNNVCAQGGQASKARPILMGLTKAALVTESFLSAASFQETPKVLSGAALRGAVDTLQGLKENLVIGQLIPAGTGIKHYDSLKIIGKRKPVLQVDESAK